One Micromonospora sp. WMMD1120 genomic region harbors:
- a CDS encoding ArsA-related P-loop ATPase, with translation MCAAQQPAESTGTGWPARLHVVTGKGGTGKTSVAAALALALATGGRRTLLVEVEGRQGIAQLFGIDPLPYEERHLTDAPDGGEVHALAVDAEEALLEYLDMFYKLGAAGRALRKLGAIDFATTIAPGLRDVLLTGKVKEATTRTSGQQRAYDAVVLDAPPTGRIGRFLNVTAETARLAKVGPIKTQSEGVAALLRSPITAVHVVTLLEEMPVQETVDAIADLTALGFGIGRVLVNGVRPPLPAGRSVTTAELERGLVAAGLPADRDVVAGLHDEARDQLIRRELEDSLRADLVELGLPMTELPLLPDGVDRAGLATLAEALLRAE, from the coding sequence GTGTGTGCAGCGCAGCAGCCGGCCGAGTCGACCGGCACCGGATGGCCGGCCCGCCTCCACGTGGTGACCGGCAAGGGCGGCACCGGCAAGACCAGCGTGGCGGCGGCCCTGGCTCTCGCCCTCGCCACCGGCGGTCGGCGCACCCTGCTGGTCGAGGTCGAGGGACGGCAGGGCATCGCCCAGTTGTTCGGCATCGACCCGCTGCCCTACGAGGAGCGGCACCTCACCGACGCCCCGGACGGCGGGGAGGTGCACGCGCTCGCGGTGGACGCCGAGGAGGCGCTGCTCGAGTACCTCGACATGTTCTACAAGCTGGGCGCGGCCGGCCGGGCACTGCGCAAGCTCGGCGCCATCGACTTCGCCACCACCATCGCGCCGGGCCTGCGGGACGTGCTGCTGACCGGCAAGGTGAAGGAGGCGACCACCCGCACCTCGGGGCAGCAGCGCGCGTACGACGCGGTGGTGCTGGACGCCCCGCCCACCGGACGGATCGGCCGCTTCCTGAACGTGACGGCGGAGACGGCCCGACTGGCCAAGGTGGGCCCGATCAAGACCCAGAGCGAGGGGGTCGCCGCGCTGCTGCGATCCCCGATCACCGCGGTGCACGTGGTCACCCTGTTGGAGGAGATGCCGGTCCAGGAGACGGTGGACGCGATCGCCGACCTGACCGCGCTCGGCTTCGGCATCGGCCGGGTGCTCGTCAACGGCGTCCGGCCTCCGCTGCCCGCCGGCCGGTCGGTCACCACCGCCGAGCTGGAGCGCGGGCTGGTCGCCGCCGGCCTGCCGGCCGATCGGGACGTCGTGGCCGGCCTGCACGACGAGGCGCGGGACCAACTGATCCGCCGCGAGCTGGAGGACTCGCTCCGCGCGGACCTGGTGGAGTTGGGGTTGCCGATGACCGAGCTGCCGTTGTTGCCGGACGGGGTGGACCGGGCCGGGCTCGCGACGCTGGCCGAGGCCCTCCTCCGCGCCGAATGA
- a CDS encoding GatB/YqeY domain-containing protein has product MSTLKDRLTADMRSALKARDELTTSTLRMALAAVGTAEVAGKAKRELTDDEVLAVLTKEAKKRREAATAFADAGRAEQAAKEAAEGEVLDRYLPRQLSDAELTELVSGALAAGGFTGKAQMGPAMKAAQAAVAGQAEGGRVAAEVRRQLGL; this is encoded by the coding sequence ATGAGCACGCTGAAGGACCGCCTCACCGCCGACATGCGTTCCGCGCTCAAGGCGCGCGACGAGCTGACCACCTCCACGCTGCGGATGGCCCTGGCCGCCGTCGGCACCGCCGAGGTCGCCGGCAAGGCCAAGCGCGAGCTCACCGACGACGAGGTGCTCGCGGTGCTGACCAAGGAGGCCAAGAAGCGTCGGGAGGCGGCCACCGCCTTCGCCGACGCCGGCCGCGCCGAGCAGGCCGCGAAGGAGGCCGCCGAGGGTGAGGTGCTGGACCGCTACCTGCCCCGGCAGCTCTCCGACGCCGAGCTGACCGAGCTGGTGTCGGGGGCGCTCGCCGCGGGCGGCTTCACCGGGAAGGCCCAGATGGGCCCGGCCATGAAGGCGGCCCAGGCCGCGGTGGCCGGCCAGGCCGAGGGTGGCCGGGTGGCCGCCGAGGTACGCCGACAGCTCGGTCTCTGA
- a CDS encoding ArsA-related P-loop ATPase — protein sequence MVPSEDAAPQLDVDQILADPGVRIVVCCGAGGVGKTTTAAALALRAAEHHGRRTVVLTIDPARRLAQSLGLNELDNTPRQVKGLDVEGTGGELHAMMLDMKRTFDDVVLQHTDPAKAAEIFANPFYQAMSSTFAGTQEYMAMEKLGQLHARGEWDLIVVDTPPSRSALDFLDAPARLSRFLDGRMLRLLLAPARSGGRSMFSLVTASFGMFSKVVQKVLGAQLLTDLSGFVAALDSMFGGFRQRAEQTYRILQARETAFLLVAAPEPDAVREAAYFAGRLRDERMPLAGLVLNRVHRPTVPGLDAERSRAAADRLTELGGHEAAAEVLRAHATLARQAVREQQVAARFTEAFPAVPAVSVTAQPADVHDVDGLRTIGEAISRS from the coding sequence TTGGTGCCTTCCGAAGACGCGGCGCCGCAGCTGGACGTCGACCAGATTCTCGCCGACCCAGGCGTACGGATCGTGGTGTGCTGCGGCGCGGGCGGGGTGGGGAAGACGACCACCGCCGCGGCGTTGGCGCTGCGGGCCGCCGAGCACCACGGCCGGCGCACGGTGGTGCTCACCATCGACCCGGCCCGCCGGCTGGCCCAGTCGCTGGGCCTGAACGAGCTCGACAACACGCCCCGCCAGGTCAAGGGCCTCGACGTCGAGGGCACCGGCGGCGAGTTGCACGCCATGATGCTGGACATGAAGCGCACCTTCGACGACGTGGTGCTGCAACACACCGATCCGGCGAAGGCCGCGGAGATCTTCGCGAACCCGTTCTACCAGGCGATGAGTTCGACCTTCGCCGGCACGCAGGAATACATGGCGATGGAGAAGCTGGGCCAGCTGCACGCCCGGGGCGAGTGGGACCTGATCGTGGTGGACACGCCGCCGTCCCGCTCGGCGCTCGACTTCCTGGACGCGCCGGCCCGGCTCTCCCGTTTCCTCGACGGGCGCATGCTGCGGCTGCTGCTGGCGCCGGCGCGCAGCGGGGGCCGGAGCATGTTCAGCCTGGTCACCGCCTCGTTCGGGATGTTCTCGAAGGTGGTGCAGAAGGTGCTCGGCGCGCAACTGCTCACCGACCTGTCCGGCTTCGTGGCCGCGCTGGACTCGATGTTCGGCGGCTTCCGGCAGCGCGCCGAGCAGACGTACCGCATCCTGCAGGCGCGGGAGACGGCGTTCCTCCTGGTCGCGGCGCCGGAGCCGGACGCGGTCCGGGAGGCCGCCTACTTCGCGGGCCGGCTGCGCGACGAACGGATGCCGCTGGCCGGCCTGGTGCTCAACCGGGTGCACCGCCCGACCGTCCCCGGCCTGGACGCCGAGCGGAGCCGGGCCGCCGCGGACCGGCTGACCGAGCTGGGTGGGCACGAGGCCGCCGCCGAGGTGCTGCGGGCGCACGCGACGCTGGCCCGCCAGGCGGTACGCGAGCAGCAGGTGGCCGCGCGGTTCACCGAGGCGTTTCCGGCGGTGCCGGCGGTGTCGGTGACGGCGCAGCCCGCCGACGTGCACGACGTCGACGGGCTACGGACGATCGGTGAAGCGATCAGCCGGTCGTGA
- a CDS encoding DUF4177 domain-containing protein: MQKWEYSTVPLLVHATKQILDNWGEDGWELVAVVPGPNPDQLVAYLKRPKA, encoded by the coding sequence ATGCAGAAGTGGGAATACTCCACGGTCCCGCTGCTGGTCCACGCGACCAAGCAGATCCTCGACAACTGGGGCGAGGACGGCTGGGAGCTTGTCGCCGTGGTCCCCGGGCCGAACCCGGACCAACTGGTCGCCTACCTGAAGCGACCGAAGGCATGA
- a CDS encoding transglycosylase domain-containing protein: MRKRDHNVLTNAASLLVCGLLAGVVVAAAAFPAVAMSGLAAKAGAETFGALPTELTVARAPQISYLLASDGKTPLATMYDENRRDVKLADISPYMQKAIIAAEDHDFYKHNGVDINGVARAFVNNQNEGAGRQGASTLTMQYVRLAIAYSATHPADVVAATEDTSARKLREMRLALQVDKEFSKDEILTRYLNLASFGNGAYGIYAASQVYFGKPPSKLKIEEAALLAGMVKAPTTNNPTTEAGYPLALERRNYVIQNMVDIKAITQQEADAAKAVELKVKDKRTPNGCVSANVNEWGFFCDYFYRWWMQQETFGSTTYDRERRLKSGGYTVVTSLDVQAQRGADKAVRKAKSINSKEAAMVAVVEPGTGRVRALAVNRQFKLDDPKNPKNKLSSDPAKSKKKIRGNYPATVNPLLTGGDGITGYQAGSTFKLFTIAAAAEKGIPLSYTFNAPQQFKSEYIIDSSSPAACKGTHFYCPTNSGLKAGGVQNIWSAFAQSTNTFFVPLQQQVGAENVVDVAKRAGIQFRASNDAKFAATKEAAHQWGAFTLGVSSTTPLDLANAYATFAADGKYCEPIPVQEIKDPEGKKLDIANPRCEKRFSTEVARATVDAARCPVGDNSRTSKCGGSRTAAVVKGIVDAPVAGKSGTTDSEKTAALVAMTKQYSVAGIMADPDWPQTNVKMKHAEKDGINPPVYETLRDAMKNKPRINFEPPGQKISEGDQRSIPDVKCVSVDQAKSRLKGAGFEPVVSSARVPSSCKAGDAAGTSPDGRTIKGGVVTIQVSSGGGTPGNTDGTPPGNQPGNPPGRPGGRPGG; this comes from the coding sequence ATGCGGAAACGTGACCACAATGTGCTGACCAACGCCGCATCGCTGCTCGTGTGTGGCCTGTTGGCCGGCGTGGTGGTCGCTGCGGCGGCCTTCCCCGCGGTAGCGATGTCCGGCCTGGCCGCGAAGGCCGGCGCCGAGACATTCGGCGCACTGCCCACGGAGTTGACAGTGGCCCGCGCGCCGCAGATCAGCTACCTGCTGGCGTCCGACGGCAAGACGCCGCTCGCGACGATGTACGACGAGAACCGGCGCGACGTCAAACTCGCCGACATCTCGCCCTACATGCAGAAGGCCATCATCGCGGCCGAGGACCACGACTTCTACAAGCACAACGGTGTCGACATCAACGGTGTCGCCCGCGCGTTCGTCAACAACCAGAACGAGGGCGCCGGCCGGCAGGGCGCCTCGACGCTGACCATGCAGTACGTCCGGCTGGCCATCGCCTACTCGGCCACCCACCCGGCCGACGTGGTCGCGGCGACCGAGGACACCAGTGCCCGCAAGCTCCGCGAGATGCGGCTGGCCCTCCAGGTCGACAAGGAGTTCTCCAAGGACGAGATCCTCACCCGCTACCTCAACCTCGCCTCGTTCGGCAACGGCGCGTACGGCATCTACGCCGCCAGCCAGGTCTACTTCGGCAAGCCGCCGAGCAAGCTCAAGATCGAGGAAGCGGCGCTGCTCGCCGGCATGGTCAAGGCGCCGACGACGAACAACCCGACCACCGAGGCGGGCTACCCGCTCGCGCTGGAGCGGCGCAACTACGTCATCCAGAACATGGTCGACATCAAGGCCATCACCCAGCAGGAGGCGGACGCCGCCAAGGCCGTCGAGCTGAAGGTGAAGGACAAGCGCACCCCCAACGGCTGCGTCTCGGCGAACGTCAACGAGTGGGGCTTCTTCTGCGACTACTTCTACCGCTGGTGGATGCAGCAGGAGACGTTCGGCTCGACCACGTACGACCGGGAGCGGCGGCTCAAGAGCGGTGGCTACACCGTCGTGACGTCGCTCGACGTCCAGGCGCAGCGCGGCGCGGACAAGGCGGTCCGCAAGGCCAAGAGCATCAACAGCAAGGAAGCCGCGATGGTCGCGGTGGTCGAGCCGGGCACCGGCCGGGTCCGGGCGCTCGCGGTCAACAGGCAGTTCAAGCTGGACGACCCGAAGAACCCGAAGAACAAGCTCTCCAGCGACCCGGCGAAGAGCAAGAAGAAGATCCGGGGCAACTACCCGGCGACCGTCAACCCGCTGCTCACCGGCGGTGACGGCATCACCGGTTACCAGGCCGGCTCGACCTTCAAGCTCTTCACGATCGCCGCCGCGGCGGAGAAGGGCATCCCGCTCAGCTACACCTTCAACGCGCCGCAGCAGTTCAAGTCGGAATACATCATCGACAGCAGCAGCCCGGCCGCCTGCAAGGGCACCCACTTCTACTGCCCGACCAACTCCGGCCTGAAGGCCGGCGGCGTGCAGAACATCTGGTCCGCGTTCGCCCAGTCGACAAACACCTTCTTCGTCCCGCTGCAGCAGCAGGTCGGCGCGGAGAACGTGGTGGACGTCGCCAAGCGCGCCGGCATCCAGTTCCGGGCGAGCAACGACGCCAAGTTCGCCGCCACCAAGGAGGCCGCCCACCAGTGGGGCGCCTTCACCCTGGGTGTCTCCTCCACCACCCCGCTCGACCTGGCCAACGCGTACGCGACCTTCGCGGCGGACGGCAAGTACTGCGAGCCGATCCCGGTGCAGGAGATCAAGGACCCGGAGGGCAAGAAGCTGGACATCGCCAACCCGCGCTGCGAGAAGCGGTTCAGCACCGAGGTGGCCCGCGCCACCGTGGATGCCGCCCGCTGCCCGGTCGGCGACAACTCCCGGACCAGCAAGTGCGGCGGCAGCCGTACCGCGGCCGTGGTGAAGGGCATCGTCGACGCGCCGGTGGCCGGCAAGTCCGGCACCACCGACTCGGAGAAGACCGCCGCCCTGGTCGCGATGACCAAGCAGTACTCGGTGGCCGGCATCATGGCCGACCCGGACTGGCCGCAGACGAACGTCAAGATGAAGCACGCCGAGAAGGACGGCATCAACCCGCCGGTCTACGAGACACTGCGGGACGCCATGAAGAACAAGCCCCGGATCAACTTCGAGCCGCCCGGTCAGAAGATCTCCGAGGGCGACCAGCGCAGCATCCCCGACGTCAAGTGCGTGTCGGTGGACCAGGCGAAGTCCCGGCTCAAGGGCGCCGGCTTCGAGCCGGTCGTCTCCAGCGCCCGGGTGCCCTCCTCCTGCAAGGCGGGCGACGCCGCCGGCACCAGCCCGGACGGCCGCACCATCAAGGGTGGTGTGGTCACCATCCAGGTGAGCAGCGGCGGCGGCACGCCGGGCAACACCGACGGCACCCCGCCGGGCAACCAGCCCGGCAACCCGCCCGGCCGTCCCGGCGGACGCCCGGGCGGCTGA
- a CDS encoding adenylate/guanylate cyclase domain-containing protein, producing the protein MTCPVCGTVAVPGARFCHNCGAALPAAATLPAAERRVVTVLFGDLSEFTSWSEDLDPERVGAVTDRVLAALAGAVKTFGGHVDKLTGDGIMAVFGAPVAHEDDAERAVRAALSMQRAVRRVLDDERGGGAPLGLRVGLNTGDVIAGIQAAIEYTVIGDTVNTAARLADAAAVGAVYAGARTAAATRHVSSWRALRPLRLKGKREPVEAYELLGLLDAPGTRSGLGDEAPYVGRETEIGRVAGRLAEVIDQGDPRVLLMTAEAGIGKSRFAAEVERLAAGYDVGAGRYAAHTGARVLSVRCAAFGERRRLAPLADLVRAAVGLPSDASTALTRPAVEERLRRLEQRLARSAGTTAPIATEQLLALLGYAELPAHVGTDSGEWGGTGTPAADAEVVPNAVADLLSGLASEAPLVIVVDDLHDATAETISALGLTLSRLTGPVLVLLLGRPELVRTAGALTRVADAEVHALPPLRGADAARLLTSYLGGGKLPPADADRLLATAQGNPFYLAELVTLLIERGALTTDSVRAAESARSARASGDRPGFTEREQGASVGWRLVPGSLGSRLLSRDLAAVLAARIDALPPDARSVLRDAAVIGDTVPAGALEAMREQRSGRDGRPSAVVAVELERAVEELLQRRMLHRTRTGYAFATPLMREAAYAGVSKAELAERHAALARWAAPADGTDVSTVGGFTDEARDDFVATHVERAATLADAVKLRPDAPARAVVPLGVAALGRAARRSLSAGEPVLAVEYAERANELARDGVPAADRVVHARALLQVGRVADALAYAEKIAANAGDGATRASALLLAGQAQETLGDQGRAVTAWQEALQVATDGHLPVQRATAMRRLGMADFVAGRLSQASSRLAAAYQVSLSAQDRRGQAWSLQNLAWVTTTRGDFAGTDAVLGRAARLFAELKDPYGRAWLRGTTAFARLLAGRLREACRMAQVFLPFGERVGEAWAVGTLRAVAAFATAELGDLAEADREARRAYREFAAASDDWGRGFALVVRAVVARGLGEPEHAADLLTDALAYAQRTSHPLLTGMAGTLRGFVALDLNDCETAERAARTVLTTVEPHNPQAPAQVAPRVLLATARLAAGDPATAVGLLAPVATAAANGPSLLFSRRQTMAQYAAALLAHGQREQALDWARRAVTAPAEDVRSQVIAASVLAEALAACGQPGEARSCAQEAVRLAYATEQRSERAAAEALAARLKPPA; encoded by the coding sequence GTGACCTGCCCCGTGTGCGGAACCGTCGCCGTTCCCGGCGCGCGGTTCTGCCACAACTGCGGCGCCGCGTTGCCGGCCGCCGCCACGTTGCCGGCGGCCGAGCGTCGGGTGGTCACCGTTCTCTTCGGCGACCTCTCCGAGTTCACCTCCTGGTCGGAGGACCTCGACCCGGAGCGCGTCGGCGCTGTCACGGACCGGGTGCTCGCCGCGCTCGCCGGCGCGGTGAAGACCTTCGGCGGGCACGTCGACAAGCTCACCGGCGACGGCATCATGGCGGTCTTCGGCGCGCCGGTCGCGCACGAGGACGACGCCGAGCGTGCCGTCCGGGCGGCCCTGTCGATGCAGCGCGCGGTGCGCCGGGTGCTCGACGACGAGCGGGGCGGCGGGGCGCCGCTCGGGCTGCGGGTGGGGCTGAACACCGGCGACGTCATCGCCGGCATCCAGGCCGCCATCGAGTACACGGTCATCGGCGACACGGTGAACACCGCCGCCCGGCTCGCCGACGCCGCCGCCGTCGGCGCCGTCTACGCCGGCGCCCGCACCGCCGCCGCCACCCGGCACGTGTCCTCGTGGCGGGCGCTGCGCCCGTTGCGGCTCAAGGGCAAGCGGGAGCCGGTCGAGGCGTACGAGCTGCTGGGTCTGCTGGACGCGCCGGGCACCCGCTCCGGGCTGGGTGACGAGGCGCCGTACGTCGGTCGGGAGACCGAGATCGGCCGGGTCGCCGGCCGGCTCGCCGAGGTGATCGACCAGGGCGACCCGCGGGTGCTGCTGATGACCGCCGAGGCGGGGATCGGCAAGTCCCGGTTCGCCGCCGAGGTGGAACGGCTCGCCGCCGGGTACGACGTGGGCGCCGGCCGGTACGCCGCGCACACCGGCGCCCGGGTGCTGTCGGTGCGCTGTGCCGCGTTCGGCGAGCGGCGGCGGCTCGCGCCCCTGGCCGACCTGGTACGTGCCGCCGTCGGCCTGCCCAGCGACGCCTCCACCGCGTTGACCCGCCCGGCTGTGGAGGAGCGGCTGCGGCGGTTGGAGCAGCGTCTCGCCCGCTCCGCCGGCACGACAGCGCCGATCGCCACGGAGCAGCTCCTCGCCCTGCTGGGTTACGCGGAACTCCCCGCGCACGTCGGCACCGACAGCGGCGAGTGGGGCGGGACGGGCACCCCGGCCGCCGACGCCGAGGTGGTGCCCAACGCGGTCGCCGACCTGCTCAGCGGGCTCGCCTCGGAGGCGCCGCTGGTGATCGTGGTGGACGACCTGCACGACGCCACCGCCGAGACGATCAGCGCCCTCGGGCTGACCCTGTCCCGGCTCACCGGCCCGGTGCTGGTGCTGCTGCTCGGCCGTCCCGAGCTGGTGCGTACCGCCGGGGCGCTGACCCGGGTCGCGGACGCAGAGGTGCACGCCCTGCCGCCGCTGCGCGGTGCCGACGCCGCACGGCTGCTCACCAGCTACCTCGGCGGTGGCAAGCTGCCCCCGGCCGACGCCGACCGTCTGCTCGCCACCGCCCAGGGCAACCCGTTCTACCTGGCCGAACTGGTCACCCTGCTGATCGAGCGCGGGGCGCTCACGACCGACTCGGTGCGTGCCGCCGAGTCGGCGCGCTCCGCCCGCGCGTCCGGGGACCGGCCCGGCTTCACCGAGCGGGAGCAGGGCGCGTCGGTCGGCTGGCGGCTGGTGCCGGGGTCACTCGGCAGTCGGCTGCTCTCCCGCGACCTCGCCGCCGTGCTCGCGGCCCGCATCGACGCGTTGCCGCCGGACGCCCGCTCGGTGCTGCGCGACGCCGCGGTCATCGGCGACACGGTCCCGGCCGGGGCGCTGGAGGCCATGCGTGAGCAGCGTTCCGGCCGGGACGGCCGACCGTCGGCGGTGGTCGCCGTGGAGCTCGAACGGGCGGTGGAGGAGCTGCTGCAACGCCGGATGCTGCACCGCACCCGCACCGGTTACGCGTTCGCGACACCGCTGATGCGCGAGGCCGCGTACGCCGGGGTGAGCAAGGCGGAGCTGGCCGAACGGCACGCCGCGTTGGCCCGCTGGGCGGCGCCGGCGGACGGGACGGACGTCAGCACCGTCGGCGGCTTCACCGACGAGGCGCGGGACGACTTCGTGGCCACCCACGTCGAGCGGGCCGCCACACTCGCCGACGCGGTGAAGCTGCGCCCGGACGCGCCGGCCCGCGCCGTGGTGCCGCTCGGCGTCGCCGCGCTCGGCCGGGCCGCCCGCCGGTCGCTCTCCGCCGGGGAGCCGGTCCTTGCCGTCGAGTACGCCGAGCGCGCCAACGAGCTGGCCCGCGACGGGGTGCCGGCCGCCGACCGGGTGGTGCACGCCCGGGCGTTGCTCCAGGTCGGCCGGGTCGCCGACGCGTTGGCGTACGCCGAGAAGATCGCCGCGAACGCGGGCGACGGCGCCACCCGGGCCAGCGCCCTGCTGCTGGCGGGGCAGGCCCAGGAGACCCTCGGTGACCAGGGTCGGGCGGTGACCGCCTGGCAGGAGGCGTTGCAGGTGGCCACCGACGGTCACCTGCCGGTGCAGCGCGCCACCGCGATGCGCCGGCTCGGCATGGCCGACTTCGTGGCCGGGCGGCTCAGTCAGGCGAGCAGCCGGTTGGCCGCCGCGTACCAGGTCAGCCTCAGCGCCCAGGACCGGCGCGGGCAGGCGTGGTCGTTGCAGAACCTGGCCTGGGTGACCACCACCCGGGGTGACTTCGCCGGCACGGACGCGGTGCTCGGCCGGGCCGCCCGGCTATTCGCCGAGCTGAAGGACCCGTACGGGCGGGCCTGGCTGCGCGGCACCACGGCGTTCGCCCGGCTGCTCGCCGGCCGACTGCGCGAGGCGTGTCGGATGGCGCAGGTGTTCCTGCCCTTCGGTGAGCGGGTCGGCGAGGCGTGGGCGGTGGGCACGTTACGCGCGGTGGCGGCGTTCGCCACCGCCGAGCTGGGTGACCTGGCCGAGGCGGACCGGGAGGCCCGGCGGGCGTACCGGGAGTTCGCCGCCGCCTCGGACGACTGGGGGCGTGGCTTCGCCCTGGTGGTGCGGGCGGTGGTGGCGCGCGGGCTGGGCGAGCCGGAGCACGCGGCCGACCTGCTCACCGACGCCCTGGCGTACGCCCAGCGGACCTCGCACCCGCTGCTCACCGGGATGGCCGGCACGCTACGGGGTTTCGTCGCTCTGGACCTGAACGACTGCGAGACGGCCGAGCGGGCCGCGCGCACCGTGTTGACCACTGTGGAACCGCACAACCCGCAGGCCCCGGCGCAGGTGGCGCCACGGGTGCTACTGGCCACGGCCCGGCTGGCCGCCGGCGATCCGGCGACCGCCGTGGGGTTGCTCGCCCCGGTGGCCACTGCCGCCGCGAACGGCCCCTCGCTGCTCTTCTCCCGCCGCCAGACGATGGCCCAGTACGCTGCGGCACTGCTCGCGCACGGCCAGCGGGAGCAGGCGTTGGACTGGGCCCGGCGGGCGGTCACCGCACCGGCCGAGGACGTACGCAGCCAGGTGATCGCGGCGAGCGTGCTGGCCGAGGCGTTGGCGGCGTGCGGTCAGCCGGGCGAGGCCCGGTCCTGCGCCCAGGAGGCGGTCCGCCTGGCGTACGCGACGGAGCAGCGCAGCGAACGAGCCGCCGCCGAAGCCCTCGCCGCCCGCCTAAAACCCCCGGCCTAA
- a CDS encoding WhiB family transcriptional regulator: protein MGMITDWPSLAACQNGDPDALFVQGAEQNVAKRICRSCPVRYECLADALDNRIEFGVWGGMTERERRALLRRHPQVTSWRKMFEAAMKKNSKDKAAKDKILVSATN, encoded by the coding sequence ATGGGCATGATCACTGACTGGCCGTCGCTGGCGGCGTGTCAGAACGGGGACCCGGACGCGTTGTTCGTACAGGGCGCCGAACAGAACGTGGCCAAGCGGATCTGCCGGAGCTGCCCAGTTCGGTACGAGTGCCTGGCCGACGCGCTGGACAACCGGATCGAGTTCGGTGTGTGGGGTGGCATGACCGAACGCGAGCGGCGGGCGCTGTTGCGTCGTCACCCGCAGGTCACGAGCTGGCGCAAGATGTTCGAAGCCGCGATGAAGAAGAACAGCAAGGACAAGGCCGCCAAGGACAAGATCCTGGTCAGCGCGACCAACTGA
- a CDS encoding RidA family protein has product MSNGPHAKLAELGFELPEVVPPVASYVPAVQSGQHVYVSGQLPIAEGRLLATGKVGAGVSADQAKDLAQRCALNALAAVDSLVGLENVVKIVKVTGFVASAPGFTGQPAVINGASDLFGTVFGEAGRHARSAVGVAELPLDAPVEIELIVEVA; this is encoded by the coding sequence ATGAGCAACGGCCCGCACGCGAAGCTCGCCGAGCTGGGGTTCGAGCTGCCCGAGGTCGTGCCCCCGGTGGCCAGCTACGTGCCGGCCGTTCAGTCCGGGCAGCACGTGTACGTCTCCGGTCAGTTGCCCATCGCCGAGGGCAGGTTGCTCGCCACCGGCAAGGTCGGCGCCGGGGTCTCGGCCGACCAGGCGAAGGACCTGGCCCAGCGGTGCGCGCTCAACGCGTTGGCCGCTGTCGACTCGCTCGTCGGCCTGGAGAACGTGGTCAAGATCGTCAAGGTGACCGGTTTCGTGGCCTCCGCCCCCGGCTTCACCGGTCAGCCCGCCGTCATCAACGGCGCCTCCGACCTGTTCGGCACCGTGTTCGGCGAGGCCGGCCGGCACGCGCGCAGCGCCGTGGGCGTGGCCGAGCTTCCGCTGGACGCCCCGGTGGAGATCGAGCTGATCGTCGAGGTCGCCTGA
- a CDS encoding MBL fold metallo-hydrolase, protein MSGHVTGAVAALADELPAWVTLVRAPNPGPMTLDGTNTWVLRAPTAEHAIVVDPGPADEGHLNQIAGHGPIGLILITHGHPDHTEGAARLSALLGGVHVLAVDPAHTIGGTPLTQPGEQLGGFGLDIHLLNTPGHTADSVCFLVEHGDERVVLTGDTILGRGTTVVAHPDGHLGDYLNSLELLSAYQKTPALPGHGPALADCAAAALFYLAHRRARLDQVRAAVAAGAHTPAEVVAVVYADVDRSLWWAAEWSVRAQLEYLGVGTGESATGVSGLEHT, encoded by the coding sequence ATGAGCGGGCACGTGACGGGGGCGGTGGCGGCGCTTGCCGACGAACTGCCGGCCTGGGTGACACTTGTGCGTGCGCCCAACCCGGGGCCGATGACTCTCGACGGCACCAACACCTGGGTGCTGCGCGCCCCCACGGCGGAGCACGCCATCGTGGTCGACCCGGGGCCGGCCGACGAGGGGCACCTGAACCAGATCGCCGGGCACGGCCCCATCGGGCTGATCCTGATCACCCACGGGCACCCCGACCACACCGAGGGCGCGGCGCGGCTCAGCGCGCTGCTCGGCGGTGTGCACGTCCTCGCCGTCGACCCGGCACACACCATCGGCGGCACGCCACTGACCCAGCCCGGCGAGCAACTCGGCGGCTTCGGCCTGGACATCCACCTGCTGAACACCCCCGGGCACACCGCCGACTCGGTCTGCTTCCTCGTCGAGCACGGCGACGAGCGGGTGGTGCTGACCGGTGACACCATCCTCGGCCGGGGCACGACGGTGGTCGCCCATCCGGACGGGCACCTCGGGGACTACCTGAACAGCCTCGAACTGCTCTCCGCGTACCAGAAGACCCCGGCGTTGCCGGGTCACGGCCCGGCGCTGGCCGACTGCGCCGCCGCCGCGCTCTTCTACCTGGCCCACCGCCGGGCCCGGCTCGACCAGGTCCGGGCGGCGGTCGCCGCCGGCGCGCACACCCCCGCCGAGGTGGTGGCGGTGGTCTACGCGGACGTGGACCGCTCGCTGTGGTGGGCGGCCGAATGGTCGGTCCGTGCCCAGTTGGAGTATCTGGGCGTCGGCACCGGGGAATCCGCGACCGGGGTCAGTGGGTTGGAGCACACGTGA